The following are from one region of the Nicotiana tabacum cultivar K326 chromosome 3, ASM71507v2, whole genome shotgun sequence genome:
- the LOC107774697 gene encoding uncharacterized protein LOC107774697, whose product MSSEITLDDLHLFHKIDREVFTRLVVCLSRDPGESLLIMAMWLWLEDVHYPSIIEKMVKLPDEIANNLAEEGATCLKWLESKVPLGPNDAGDMPFTAIILKRTVSFTTFYQQRFTMISGIKTFLNKVCAIIFADILQHILPGQHIIPIPGFPHPTFGAITVVPRSLDSIIQSRGLWGWSVKIDAPVDDRTMFLTFSRGFPVTEAEVRELFNSYYGIDCVEHVHMVPSASSSDHSLYARMVVRDVSIIDRILSRGYIAKFRVNGKHVWARKYERRDHLDKFY is encoded by the coding sequence ATGTCATCAGAGATTACACTTGACGACCTTCATTTGTTCCACAAAATTGATAGAGAAGTCTTCACTCGGCTTGTCGTGTGCCTGTCTCGCGATCCAGGAGAGTCCCTTTTGATCATGGCTATGTGGCTATGGTTAGAAGATGTACATTATCCAAGCATAATAGAGAAAATGGTGAAGTTACCTGATGAAATTGCTAATAATTTGGCTGAAGAAGGTGCTACATGTTTAAAATGGCTCGAATCGAAGGTACCCCTGGGGCCTAATGATGCAGGGGACATGCCTTTTACTGCTATAATATTGAAGAGAACAGTTTCATTCACAACATTTTACCAACAGAGGTTTACTATGATAAGTGGAATCAAGACATTCTTGAACAAGGTCTGTGCTATAATATTTGCTGACATCTTGCAACATATCTTGCCTGGACAACATATCATTCCTATCCCTGGATTTCCTCATCCAACATTTGGTGCAATAACAGTGGTGCCAAGATCGCTAGATTCAATTATTCAAAGCAGAGGATTATGGGGTTGGTCCGTAAAGATTGATGCACCAGTTGACGATAGGACTATGTTTTTAACATTTTCAAGGGGATTTCCTGTTACTGAAGCAGAAGTGAGGGAACTCTTTAATTCTTACTATGGGATTGATTGCGTCGAGCACGTTCATATGGTGCCATCGGCTTCTTCATCAGATCATTCTTTGTATGCTCGAATGGTAGTGCGTGATGTTTCAATCATTGATCGGATTTTGAGCAGAGGTTACATTGCTAAGTTTAGGGTAAATGGTAAACATGTTTGGGCACGAAAGTATGAACGTAGAGATCACCTTGATAAATTTTATTAG